The sequence TGATCTCTACAAATCTGTAATGTTTTCCAAAGGTGTCGAGAGCTGAGTCTAAGAATTCGAGAGGGAAAGTAAAAGTGAACAATATGAAGAACATTCCAACAGTTGACCAGGGTGCCCAGTAGATACAGTAAGTGACCTTCCATAATTTATACTcttcctttttccctttctttttgtgaaatttcagtttgaaaaataGGAACATAAACTGAAAAGGGAACAGGCAAACATATAGCATATTACATCTCAGCTTACCAACAACTGTGAAATATGTGacagtttaaaaatacattgGGCCATATCCCACTCAATTTACTcatttgagtagtcccactgaaatcagtgagactacTTTCATTTAATAGGGCAGAGAAGATCAGGATTAGTCCATTGTTCCTGAAAGACCAGTAGAATGTATGGGCCAAGTGGTATACTGGTGAGTTTGGACTCCTTTAATAAGGTGATGTGACTTGGTGGTAGCATAAATATCACCTAATTGCAGCTACTCTTATGTTAACTAATCTTTTTTATATTGCAACAGTTAAATAGTTATGTAAAACATGCATAATTGCAGAGGCAAAATATTTGATAAGGTGGTCATATCGCTCCTCTAAAAATGTGAATAGAGgattgtaattttaaaaactcatttatGCTCAAacattaataggcagtaggtttcaaacaaagaaaaggaagaaattattcacacaatgcacagtcaacctttgaAACTCaatgccaggggatgttgtgaaggctaaaactataaccaggttcaaaaaagagctagataaattcacggaggttaggtccatcaataacTATTAGCTAATATGGAAAGAGATGCAactccatgttctgggtgtccctagtctctgactgacagaaggtggaagtggatgacaggggatggatcactcagtgattgtctgttctgttcattccctctgactacctggcattggccactgtcagaaggcaggatgctgggctagatggacctttggtctgacccagtatggccattcttatgtaattcAAGGTTAAGATTCCTGTACCATCCTCATCTTTGTGCTCTCATTCCCAACTACTTTTCATTTTGCAATCATCGATTACAACAGCATGGGTTTTTGATGACGTGACCCACGACACCCTTTTATCAGCTGGGGTATTGCCAGTTTTGCAGAGATTTACACTGCACTGAGAGGTGAGCCTGTTGCCCACATCTGAAGGGAGCACACAATGCAGGTTAATCTCTTGCCTACATCTGGAGTTTAGGGTCTCCGATCAGTACTGGAAGGGTGAATGGGGTACATGGGATTTCCAGATGACATCTGGGTAATGGATGGGAACAGAATAGTGTATGTGGAAAGTAAGATATAAGGTTTCAAAGTGCACATACAAAATTTCAGGTGGGATGGGGGTATGTCTGAGAAAGTTCAGTCTAGGGATCAAAATTGGATTTATAAAGTGAATTATAGTATAGCTTGGAGCATGAAGGGAACTACCATCACAAGGCAGCAGTAAAACATGCATGCTCTTTCTTTTTCATGTTTACTTTTTCAGTCTCATGAGATTTTATCATGAGtatcacaatatttggtgttttttcaaaGCCCTAGCTCCCACAGtcctgtgattacatgagaatctcagctttcatttaacaacaacaacaacaaagtacatttctagccttCATTGTTGTGAgtgaaaaaagcttgaaaacatgaaacaGACAGGCTCATATGCCAGAAgaatccaaataaaaaaaatccaaatgtgttattttaaaaatctcatgatttttaaactaatCTCATGGTTGTCTGATGTCTGATTCATGAAATATAGGAGCTGGCAATACTTCAATCTCTTCGTTTCAACAAAcacaatataaataacaataaagcACATAATACACTGTCACTGGTGGACTTTATGTGACACTGGCAAAGAATCACACAAAGCGTCACTTTCTTCTAACACAGAGCAAGGAACTCTACTGGACATAAGAAAAACATTGTTccttctaaggccttgtctacacacaaaagttgcactgttttaactatactggtgtagttaaagtggtacaacacCCCTAGTGCAGATGAAGTAATAGTAGTATAAATGTACCTATATCAGTGTAGGTAATAGGTTATCCAAGTATAAGGgccagtctacactggcaacattaaagcactgccatggcagtgctttgaCGTGTCTCGTTTAGTCGCAGCGCAGCtctaaaaacccacctccacgaggggcatcgctaccagcgctgggagcgcgGCTCCCGGCGCTGgcgcactgtctacactggcgctttacagctgaaacttgctgcgttcaggggggtgttttttcgctcccctgagtgagaaagttgcagcgctgtaaagtgccagtgtagacaagcccttaggcacctttatattggtataactgcgCACACACTACTAGGGGTTGTGCCAGTGTAACTATTTTGGTAAAAATTCTCACCTCTAACTTAAATAGTTATACATTGTGGATAGGTCACGCCTAAGGCTTTGTCTAGGCTCGGTCTTAAAGGTGTGTTAGTTCACATGTGATAACTAATATTTTCTATGTCCAATGTAGACAAGGCAGTACATACTTTAACATGTTGCTAAGCTTGTTTTAAAGCCTAAATTCCCCTTGACTTTAACTCAACCAGCTCAGtatgtattaaaacacacactgCCTTGTCTATCCCAGAGTTTTATAACATGTTAGTTAGTAGGTGTTAGCTAATATGTCCTAAGAGCACACCTTTAAGTAGCCTAAAGCTACTCTCTCTGCTTCATTGCAAAGCTTGAGCTTCGAACCTTGCCAGCCttctcctgcctgcctcctgCTTACCAATTTGAAGAAACAGTACCCAGACCTCACAGTAAGTGGAAAGAAAGGATTGGATATCCCTTATTTAGAAAGAAGAATCCTTATGTTACAGGGACAAAAATAATAATGAGATAAAATCACATCATATTGTTATGACCTTTAGACCCATACCTTTAGAACACTGAATATTAACTAAAATACATGGTGGGTGGTTCTCAAGTTTTAGTAAGCAATTATTTGAATGAAGAAACATTCTTTATTTTTGTGATTCTTTGACACAAAATGCCACACGCGTGATCAATCTGTGTTGGTAAAAAAATTATTCCAGTTCTTTAGAATAactttttaatagaaaatatgtCCATAAATATGACTCATTTATCCAGTAGAGATGGAAACATTTGAGATTCAAAGACAATTAGGAACAAGGATGgtaaaatagaaaaatagaaatgtattaaTATTAAATTTATAGATTATAGTTTCTCAAGAAGTCAGTATACAGACAGTGGAATATTACATGGGAGATTACATTAGAGGGCTATTATTTTATAAATTAGACACTGAAATATCAACTTTCATGAGGAGTATTGGAGTCCAAATAGCTCAAATAATCAACAAAAGTGACAAGGTAGCAGTTGGTTGTCTGGAAGAGATCAAAGAGACCAGGTGAATGAGATCTTTTATTGGattaatttctgttggtgagagagacaaactttcaacagagctcttcttcaggtctctgagTAAgcgtgaaagcttgtctccctcactaacagaagttgttccaataatagatattacctcctggtatctctaatatcctgggaccaatatggctacaacaacactgcatgcatgGAAGAAGTCAAGTTAGATGTAATCACAATTTAGGAGGGTATTGCTTTATTAGTGATAAAAGTGTTGCTCAATCGtttgcgggggggagggcgggttTACATTGTCTTGATTAGGCATAAAGGTGTTTCTTTTAAAGTAAAAGAGAATAACTTCCCCCCTCTCAATTTCAGCTGATATCAACCCATTGCGAGTTGCATACTTTGATGGAAAATATTTAGGCACAGTGGAcataaaagtttattttaaattaacagaATTTGCTTGGGAAAACTGTATTGtgaacatttttattacataaaCAGTGAAGGAAATTCACAGAAACgtatccatttttttttattcagtgaGGAGCAATTATCAGTGATTACAGGATATACTGTAATTAGTCCAGCAGCCTCACAGTCCTACACTTCAACATATGCAGACATAAATAGCAAATTGCACTTAATTTTGTGCTTTGAGTgcctgatctgaagcccacttgaagtcaacagaaagactctcattggcttcagtgtgttttggatcaggtccttaactCTTAGTTTATGaggggctgtttttgtttttagaataTAGAGCAGAAACATTGACAGCAGATTCTGTTTTGAGAACACTCCAGGAACAAAGAAAGATAGGCATGTCCTTTGAAAGTGAAATGAACGATGACAAAGTGTCACCGAATGAGAAAAACAGGCAAATTTGAACCAAGATTGACAATTAACTGCAAAATGGAATCGTTAGTGCCTGTGCTCATTATAGAGCTAGGGATTGAGGCAGTCCAATTAGTGCTTATGCATGAGACCAATAAACTCACAGTCTGGATAAACAACAGTGGCCCCAGTAATAAAAGATGTTTTGTACATGTTTAGGAGATCGTGTGGTACATTTGTGAAACAGTAGGTAATTGTATTTTCCCTCAGTTTTTCAGCATCAAAGATGAACCTTATTTGTTTTTGTAAAGACTTGCTCCACTTGGTCTCAATCACTGTTCTGAAGTGAAAAATAACATCTGCAATAAAATCGCAATTTGTAAAAAACAATTTTAGGTCAATAGATCTAGATTGGTTCTTGTTCACAATACAAAGAGTTTTAGGAATTCTCTCTGTTTATGAACAAAGTATTATCGTTCAGTGACTAATGGTGAGAGGTGTTTAATGAACAATGCCTGCGACCACAATATGCATGAGTAAACCTATTAAAGGTATTCAACATTTGTTGACTGAGAACAGATGAGAGCCTTCTGGAGAAAAAATTCCTTGCTTTCCTGAAGGTTTCTGTGCAAATGAAACTTTGTACTAGCTATAAGCAAGGAGAAATTACAGTTACAATGGGGCTTGAATagtaaacattatttttatttatgttgtGGTAAGTGCTTCAGGATCCCCATCAGGGATCAAGGCCCCACTGTCTAGGCACCACACAAACAATCAGATCATTTCAGAtaaagagagggagaaggaggcaggaAAGTTGCAGGGCCGAGGGGAGGTAGAGAAGGCAGCtgtcaaaatatttcagagtGTAATGAAAGGTACgttctatttatttttatgtgtgtgttCCAACACTTTGGCTGGGTCATTCAGGGCTGCTGCCATCGGTAGGGGAGGGTAGGAAGTTTGGGTCTCATCTTAGAAGGGGTCCTCCTTGTCATCCTCCCCAAACTTGTCAACAGGTTGATAGCTTAGTACTCATTCTGTCACTCATCTTTCCCGTTCTCCTTACTGTAGCAATTGgctaaggaaaagaaaagagttggagagggggcaggaaaggaGAGAAACGGGTTGGGGAGGAGAATGGTCCTATATCAGAGACAGGAGGCCAAGGGAGTGGAATCAGGAGGAAAAGCAAAAGACAAGGAGAAGGGACTGGTGAAGAGGGAGAGACACACATACTAGAGGCTAGAGGGAGGCACAAAAGACTAGGGgagtcccagtcccagtcccagatATATCACTTGCAAACGGCAACACTTCCGCAAATAATGTACAAACTGGATATCCTTCTACTTCATTGTACCCACTGTGGGTAATTGGGGAGGGTGCACTTGCAGCCTGATGGCAGATCTGGTCTCACAATCTGGTCTCACCCACTTCcagtaatattttaaacaaaaatcagttCCTCTTTTTCATAGGTACTTGACACTTCCATGGATGATTTGTTGAGTTTAATATAATTAATTCTCTTTACCATACTGATATCTAAGTTACATACAGTATAACAACTAGCCTTCCCACTTTCAAGAGTCATTAAGAATGTCATCCTTCTGACCTGCTGAGTGATTATAATTCTTCCACCTACTCCTTTAGAAAAATGATGATTTTGTACCACAGTAGACAGTAATAAACATGGGCCTTATTCTTTTCTTAGACATGTGGTATACTGTATATTACCACATATCTGAGTTCTCTTGGTTAATCTAAGTGAGAAAGACACCCTAAgctttaattataataataataataattattgccCTATTTATATTGTGatgtatttgtattgtgatgACCCCAAAAAGACACTTTTAGGTTCCAAAAGGTTACCTCCTAAGTAAAACAGATGGTGAGTACACAGGATATGCAGGGAAACTGAAATACAGAATAAGTAGgatgcttttgtttaaaaattattctaatattattatattattaagtCAATTCTTGTGTCTTCATGGAAGTGAGTCTTTCAAAGAGGTTTGCATGAAGAGAGGAAAGTGTCTTGGCAGAATGGAAATCAAGGAAAGGCTGAGTATTGGAAAGTGCTTCCTGACCTGAGAGTGAAATCGACCAATCTGTAGAATAGTTTCCCCAGGTACACGCCTCATCCTTGAAGGCATTTAAACACTGACTTATTTTTGTCCTGATTATAGTTTTGTCTTTGTCCATATCTGTTGTGAGTACAAAGTTAAAAAAGAAACTCAACATAAAAGCCATATCTTTGACACAATATCTGTCCTTGCTGTgaatactgtttttttaaaaaacgtctcttcttgtttttgttttcagggaAACCATCGCATTAGCCCCAGCGAAAACAGCATACCATGTGCAATTTGTGGATTAAATGGATAGAAATTACAATGCTGCTTATTATGGTTGATGGCCAACTGTTCAAGCAGGCAAAGGCCCCACTGCTACTCCACAAACCTTTCATTGTTGTTTGGAATGCACCTACAGAACAGTGCAGGCTGCGGTATAAGGTGGACCTAGATCTCAGTGTTTTTGACATTGCATCAAACACCAATGAAACTTTGAGTGGATCCAATGTGACAATCTTTTATCACACTCATTTGGGGCATTACCCCTATTACTTAGACACTGGGGTTCCTGTCAATGGAGGGGTACCACAGAATGAGAGTCTGATAAAGCACCTTAACAAAGCTAAGTCTGACATTGACCATTCCATACCCATGAAGAAATTCCAAGGACTTGCAGTCATTGACTGGGAAAACTGGAGGCCCCAGTGGGACAGGAACTGGGGTAATAAAACCATTTATAGAAATAAGTCTCTCGAACTGGTTAGGAGATGCCATCCTCAGTGGTCAGAGGACAAAATTAGGAAAGTTGCTAAGGAAGAATTTGAAAATGCTGGCAAGAGTTTTATGAACAACACTATCCTTCTGGCTGAGCACATGAGACCAAATGGTCTGTGGGGTTATTATCTTTACCCAGACTGCTACAATTATGATTACAAAGAACATCCGAAAGCTTACACAGGTAGATGCCCAGACATTGAATCTTCCCGCAATGATCTTCTGCTTTGGCTGTGGAAAGAAAGTACCGCTCTTTATCCATCCATATATTTGGATTATATATTGAAGTCAAGTCCAAATGCTCTGAAGTTCGTTCACTATCGGGTTAAGGAAGCAATACGTATTGCCTCAGTTGCTAGAAAAGACTATGTTTTGCCTGTTTTTGTTTACTCCAGACCATTTTATGCCTATACTTTACATGTTTTGACAGAGGTAAGCAGACATATATAGAAATCTAAAGATTAGCCACGCAATCTCTTGGAAAAAGCATATCCTAGGACTTTCTCCTTGTATAATAACAATTATAGATGCATTTCTGTTTCATATATAGAACTATCCTGGTAAAGAAGGACACTACAGTCATGGTACAAAACACTACCGCTTTCAATAGAGATCCTGCTGTGGTTTGGTCTATTACGGTACAATAATATTGTATTCTTTTTATGAGAGTAATTTAGAAGAAAGTACAAAGCAATTGTTTCCTTAAGTAATTAAATATTTCAGATTAATTCTTCAGCTTGAGAAATGGAGTTGACAAATCTCAGTGAAGTTTGAAATCCGCTAATATTAAGGGAAGATAAACGTTCATGAGAAAGGAATCTCAGGGTTGAGtttatttgttttcttcccaGAATGAAAGCTCCCTTGGTACAGAAATTAATGAGACATATCAACTAGGTAAGCCCAAGTTTAGCTTGGCGTTCCTAGCTCCTGCATGAGAAAACTTGCACAGAGGCAGAATGTGACAGCAGGCTTCTTAGAGGAAGGATGAGTGTGTTCTCCTGGCCATATTGTTTTCTGAAAGTACAGTATGTCTGATCATGCACAGTAACTGAGTATCTGGGTTTTGGCTTTTTAAATCTACTGTATTACAAAAATACAATTTCTGTGTCATGTTACACCTCTTCAGCCAATGATAAttgaaggaaatattttaaaaaatacaatcaaaATATGCAGGTTACAAAATAGATATTCACACAGACATCAAGATTTCTGATAACATTGTGGTAATCATAACCCTTGTCTTGGATCTTGTCTATGCAACTGCTCAGAGCATGTAATTCCTGAATGGCTTCCTAAATAGCCTTTTGCTATAGGCTGGCCAACCCTGGACATGGAAGGATTTGGTTTGATCCATACCTGAGGTGTGGACCCAGTTGGAGGGCAGGGAGCTCCCTCCCGACAGAACAAATAGCCCTCTTTGGATACTgatgccccccgccccgccccacagccccactCTTGGGTCATGGAGAGCTGTGGTGTTCCCCATACAAAAATGGTATCATGGTTGGTGGCTTGGAGTGTCAGGGGCTCAATATCAGGGCTGTATCTGTCTACTTTCGGTTGCCATGGGTGTGTGTGCATATTCAGTCCCACAGGTTCCAGAGTGCTCCCATCTGACTGCTCCAGTTTGGAGCTATGAGTGGGGGATTCCTGTTGGAGCTGTGCAGACCCAGGCAGTCTCTCTGGCTGCTTAGTGAGGAAACGCATGGTATACAGCCACCTTTTCAGAAGCTTTCACTAACTTTGTGTGCCTCAGC is a genomic window of Natator depressus isolate rNatDep1 chromosome 1, rNatDep2.hap1, whole genome shotgun sequence containing:
- the LOC141987127 gene encoding hyaluronidase-1-like, with translation MCNLWIKWIEITMLLIMVDGQLFKQAKAPLLLHKPFIVVWNAPTEQCRLRYKVDLDLSVFDIASNTNETLSGSNVTIFYHTHLGHYPYYLDTGVPVNGGVPQNESLIKHLNKAKSDIDHSIPMKKFQGLAVIDWENWRPQWDRNWGNKTIYRNKSLELVRRCHPQWSEDKIRKVAKEEFENAGKSFMNNTILLAEHMRPNGLWGYYLYPDCYNYDYKEHPKAYTGRCPDIESSRNDLLLWLWKESTALYPSIYLDYILKSSPNALKFVHYRVKEAIRIASVARKDYVLPVFVYSRPFYAYTLHVLTETDLVNTIGESAALGAAGVVLWGSMQYASSKESCSVVKKYIDGPLGHYVINVTSAAKLCSKVLCKKNGRCIRKISDSSVYLHLSPNSFEIRVHHSEKGSRFFVTGKPRPEDIKAMKQSFTCQCYQGWTGIFCELPDRSVLEQWAHTLFNRSKNQMLNFLLFGSMQVFLLLTVH